One window from the genome of Emys orbicularis isolate rEmyOrb1 chromosome 10, rEmyOrb1.hap1, whole genome shotgun sequence encodes:
- the SKIC8 gene encoding superkiller complex protein 8 encodes MTTQYSILFKQEQAHDDAIWSVAWGKNKRDGSETVISGSLDDLVKVWKWTDEKLDLQWTLEGHQLGVVSVDISHTGTIAASSSLDAHIRLWDLETGKQIKSIDAGPVDAWSLAFSPDSQYLATGSHVGKVNIFGVETGKKEYSLDTRGKFILSIAYSPDGKYLASGAIDGIINIFDIATGKLLHTLEGHAMPIRSLTFSPDSQLLVTASDDGYIKIYDVQHANLAGTLSGHGSWVLNVAFCPDDTHFVSSSSDKSVKVWDAGTRTCVHTFFDHQDQVWGVKYNGNGSKIVSVGDDQEIHIYDCPI; translated from the exons ATGACCACACAG TACAGTATTCTCTTCAAGCAAGAACAAG CACATGATGATGCCATCTGGTCAGTTGCATGGGGAAAGAATAAAAGAGATGGTTCTGAAACAGTAATCTCTGGATCTTTAGATGATCTAGTGAAGGTCTGGAAATG GACTGATGAAAAATTAGATCTACAATGGACTTTAGAGGGCCATCAACTGGGTGTGGTATCAGTAGATATCAGCCACACAGGTACCATTGCAGCATCCAGTTCCCTAGATGCTCATATTCGTCTTTGGGATTTAGAAACTGGCAAACAGATCAAGTCCATAGATGCTGGTCCTG TTGATGCCTGGTCGTTGGCTTTTTCACCAGATTCCCAGTATCTTGCAACAGGAAGTCATGTGGGAAAAGTGAACATTTTTGGTGTTGAAACCGGAAAAAAGGAATATTCTCTGGACACTAGAGGGAAATTCATCCTTAGCATTGCATAT AGTCCAGATGGAAAATATTTAGCCAGTGGAGCAATAGATGGCATCATCAATATTTTTGATATTGCAACTGGAAAACTTCTGCATACGCTAGAAG GCCATGCGATGCCAATTCGCTCATTGACATTTTCTCCGGATTCCCAACTACTCGTTACAGCTTCAGATGATGGATATATCAAAATCTATGATGT ACAACATGCAAACTTGGCAGGCACACTAAGTGGTCATGGATCCTGGGTATTAAATGTGGCATTTTGTCCAGATGATACTCATTTTGTTTCCAG TTCATCTGACAAAAGCGTAAAAGTTTGGGATGCTGGAACAAGGACCTGTGTTCATACCTTCTTTGATCATCAGGATCAG GTCTGGGGAGTGAAATACAATGGAAATGGTTCCAAAATTGTATCTGTTGGAGACGACCAGGAAATCCATATCTATGACTGTCCAATTTAA
- the DNAJA4 gene encoding dnaJ homolog subfamily A member 4: MVKETGYYDILQVKPSASSEEIKRAYRKLALKYHPDKNPSEGERFKLISQAYEVLSDPKKRDIYDQGGEQAIKEGGLGGSNFSSPMDIFDMFFGGGGRMNRERRGKNVVHQLSVSLEDLYNGVTRKLALQKNVICEKCKGYGGKKGAIEKCPMCKGRGMQVLVQQIGPGMVQQIQTMCSECKGQGERINPKDRCDNCNGCKVVREKKIIEVHMDKGMKDGQKLVFHGEGDQEPDLEPGDVIIVLDQKDHSVFQRRGHDLIMKMKIHLSESLCGFKRTIETLDNRVLIVTSRPGEVIKHGDLKCILNEGMPIYKSPLDKGYLIIQFMVMFPEHQWLPREKLPILEALLPPRDEVMITEDMDQVELTEFDPKEQTCRNSREVYEEDEGPRTGVQCQTS; the protein is encoded by the exons ATGGTGAAGGAGACGGGATACTACGACATCCTGCAGGTGAAGCCCAGCGCCTCCTCGGAGGAGATCAAGCGCGCGTACCGCAAGCTGGCGCTGAAGTATCACCCGGACAAGAACCCCAGCGAGGGCGAGCGG ttTAAGCTCATATCCCAGGCTTATGAAGTTCTGTCGGACCCAAAGAAAAGGGACATCTATGACCAGGGTGGGGAGCAGGCTATTAAAGAAGGAGGCTTGGGTGGCAGCAACTTCTCTTCACCCATGGACATCTTTGACATGTTCTTTGGTGGTGGAGGCCGAATGAATAGAGAGAGAAGAG GCAAGAATGTTGTGCATCAATTGAGTGTCTCTCTTGAAGACTTGTATAATGGAGTTACAAGGAAGTTGGCACTACAAAAGAATGTAATCTGTGAGAAGTGTAAAG GATATGGTGGAAAGAAAGGAGCAATAGAAAAATGCCCCATGTGCAAAGGAAGAGGAAtgcaggttcttgttcagcagaTTGGACCTGGCATGGTACAGCAAATTCAAACTATGTGCTCAGAATGCAAAGGCCAAGGTGAACGAATAAACCCAAAGGACAGATGTGACAACTGCAATGGATGTAAAGTTGTCAGAGAGAAAAAGATCATAGAAGTTCACATGGATAAAG GTATGAAAGATGGGCAAAAGTTGGTATTTCATggagaaggtgatcaggaacctGACCTGGAACCTGGTGATGTTATAATTGTACTGGATCAGAAGGATCATAGTGTCTTTCAGAGGCGAGGACATGATTTaattatgaaaatgaaaattCACCTCTCTGAGTCTTTATGTGGCTTCAAAAGGACCATTGAAACACTGGATAATAGAGTCCTTATTGTAACTTCTAGACCAG GTGAAGTGATAAAGCATGGTGACCTAAAATGTATCCTTAATGAAGGGATGCCTATCTACAAGTCTCCACTGGACAAAGGTTATTTAATTATACAGTTTATG gTCATGTTTCCAGAGCATCAGTGGCTTCCCAGGGAGAAACTGCCTATATTGGAAGCTTTGCTTCCTCCACGAGACGAAGTCATGATTACAGAGGACATGGATCAGGTAGAACTTACAGAGTTTGATCCAAAAGAGCAAACTTGCCGTAATAGTAGAGAAGTATATGAAGAAGATGAAGGCCCCAGAACAGGAGTGCAATGCCAGACCTCTTAA